The following are encoded in a window of Mycobacterium decipiens genomic DNA:
- the trxA gene encoding thioredoxin produces MTTQDLTAAQFNETIESNDMVLVDYWASWCGPCRAFAPTFKESSEKHPDVVHAKVDTEAEQELAAAAQIRSIPTIMAFKKGKLLFNQAGALPPAALESLVQQLKAYEVEAVDSAPQTGRAEQA; encoded by the coding sequence GTGACTACCCAAGACCTCACCGCCGCACAGTTCAACGAAACGATAGAGAGCAACGACATGGTGCTCGTCGACTATTGGGCGTCGTGGTGCGGCCCGTGCCGCGCGTTCGCGCCGACGTTTAAGGAATCGTCGGAGAAACACCCCGATGTGGTGCACGCCAAAGTCGACACCGAAGCCGAACAGGAACTCGCAGCGGCCGCTCAGATCCGGTCTATCCCCACGATCATGGCCTTCAAGAAGGGCAAATTATTGTTCAACCAGGCTGGCGCGCTGCCGCCGGCAGCGTTGGAGAGCCTGGTGCAGCAGCTCAAGGCCTACGAGGTGGAGGCCGTCGACAGCGCCCCCCAAACTGGGCGAGCCGAACAAGCCTGA
- a CDS encoding macrolide ABC transporter ATP-binding protein, whose translation MITATDLEVRAGARILLSPDGPDLRVQPGDRIGLVGRNGAGKTTTLRILAGETEPYAGSVTRAGGIGYLPQDPKEGDLDVLARDRVLSARGLDVLLTDLEKQQALMAEVADEDERDRAIRRYGQLEERFVALGGYGAESEAGRICASLGLPERVLTQPLRTLSGGQRRRVELARILFAASEGGAGASGSLTTLLLDEPTNHLDADSLGWLRDFLRAHTGGLVVISHNVDLVADVVNRVWFLDAVRGEMDVYNMGWQRYLDARATDEQRRRRERTNAERKAVALRTQAAKLGAKATKAVAAQNMLRRADRMMAALDEERVADKVARIKFPTPAACGRTPLVAKGLSKTYGSLEVFAGVDLAIDRGSRVVILGLNGAGKTTLLRLLAGVEQPDTGALEPGYGLRIGYFAQEHDTLDNDANVWENIRHAAPDSGEQDLRGLLGAFMFSGPQLEQPAGTLSGGEKTRLALAGLVASTANVLLLDEPTNNLDPASREQVLDALRSYRGAVVLVTHDPGAAEALVPQRVVLLPDGTEDYWSDEYRDLIELA comes from the coding sequence GTGATCACGGCCACGGACCTTGAGGTCCGCGCTGGTGCGCGCATCCTGCTCTCACCCGACGGCCCGGACCTGCGTGTGCAGCCCGGCGATCGAATCGGGCTGGTCGGGCGCAACGGTGCAGGCAAGACCACCACGCTGCGCATTCTGGCGGGGGAGACGGAACCCTATGCCGGGTCGGTCACCCGCGCTGGCGGAATCGGTTACCTGCCACAGGATCCCAAAGAGGGCGATCTCGACGTGCTGGCCCGCGACCGAGTGCTGTCCGCCCGCGGACTGGACGTGCTGCTCACCGATCTGGAAAAGCAGCAGGCGTTGATGGCCGAGGTCGCCGACGAGGACGAGCGTGATCGCGCCATCCGTCGCTACGGCCAGCTCGAGGAGCGATTCGTCGCACTGGGCGGCTACGGGGCAGAAAGCGAAGCCGGCCGCATCTGCGCCAGTCTCGGCCTGCCCGAACGGGTGCTGACCCAGCCGTTGCGCACCCTGTCCGGAGGTCAGCGCCGTCGGGTGGAACTGGCCCGCATTCTGTTCGCCGCGTCGGAAGGAGGTGCGGGCGCGTCAGGTTCGTTGACCACGCTGCTGCTCGACGAGCCGACCAACCACCTGGACGCGGATTCGCTTGGCTGGCTGCGCGATTTCCTGCGAGCCCATACTGGCGGCCTGGTGGTCATCAGCCACAACGTCGACCTGGTGGCCGATGTTGTCAATCGGGTGTGGTTCCTGGACGCCGTGCGCGGTGAGATGGACGTGTACAACATGGGCTGGCAGCGCTACCTCGACGCCCGCGCCACCGACGAGCAACGGCGCCGCCGCGAACGCACCAACGCCGAACGCAAGGCAGTCGCGCTGCGCACGCAGGCCGCTAAGTTGGGTGCCAAGGCCACCAAAGCCGTTGCGGCGCAAAACATGTTGCGCCGTGCCGATCGGATGATGGCCGCACTCGACGAGGAGCGGGTCGCCGACAAGGTGGCCCGGATCAAGTTCCCCACCCCGGCCGCGTGTGGGCGCACACCGCTGGTGGCCAAGGGACTGAGCAAGACGTACGGATCCTTGGAAGTCTTCGCCGGTGTCGATCTGGCGATCGACCGCGGTTCGCGGGTTGTCATACTGGGACTCAACGGTGCCGGCAAGACCACCCTGTTGCGATTGCTGGCCGGCGTCGAGCAGCCCGATACCGGAGCGCTTGAACCCGGATACGGTTTGCGGATCGGCTATTTCGCGCAGGAGCACGACACGCTCGACAACGACGCGAACGTCTGGGAGAACATCCGGCACGCCGCACCCGATTCCGGCGAGCAGGATCTGCGCGGTTTGTTGGGCGCGTTCATGTTCAGTGGTCCGCAACTCGAGCAACCGGCGGGCACGCTGTCCGGAGGTGAGAAGACCCGGCTCGCGTTGGCCGGATTGGTGGCCTCCACCGCGAACGTGTTGCTGCTCGACGAACCGACCAACAATCTCGATCCGGCCTCGCGTGAGCAGGTGCTCGACGCGTTACGTAGTTATCGGGGCGCGGTGGTCTTGGTGACGCATGATCCCGGGGCGGCCGAGGCGCTAGTCCCCCAACGTGTCGTGTTGTTGCCTGACGGCACCGAGGACTACTGGTCCGACGAGTATCGGGATCTCATCGAGCTGGCCTGA
- a CDS encoding helix-turn-helix domain-containing protein, which produces MRNPRKSRKTREQVLQELRNAYEGGASIRNLVASTGRSYGTIHSMLRESGTTMRSRGGPNHTSRHC; this is translated from the coding sequence GTGAGAAACCCGCGAAAGTCGAGGAAGACGCGCGAGCAGGTATTGCAGGAGTTGCGTAACGCGTATGAGGGCGGCGCCAGCATCCGCAACCTAGTGGCTTCCACCGGTAGGTCATACGGGACCATTCACAGCATGCTGCGTGAGTCTGGTACCACCATGCGCAGCCGCGGCGGCCCCAACCACACTTCCCGGCATTGTTAG
- a CDS encoding TetR/AcrR family transcriptional regulator: MPKVSEDHLAARRRQILDGARRCFAEYGYDKATVRRLEKAIGLSRGAIFHHFRDKDALFFALAREDAERMAAVASREGLIQVMRDMLAAPDQFDWLATRLEIARKLRNDPEFSRGWAERSAELAAATTDRLRRQKRAHIVRDDVPSEVLQCYLDLVLDGLVARLASGEDPQRLAAVLDLVEKSVRRS, from the coding sequence GTGCCCAAGGTCAGCGAGGACCATCTGGCGGCTCGCCGTCGGCAGATCCTCGACGGCGCTCGCCGCTGTTTCGCCGAGTACGGCTACGACAAAGCCACGGTCCGGCGCCTGGAAAAGGCGATCGGATTGTCGCGCGGTGCGATCTTCCACCACTTCCGGGACAAGGACGCGTTGTTTTTCGCGCTGGCGCGTGAGGACGCCGAGCGGATGGCCGCGGTCGCGTCCCGTGAAGGCCTCATCCAGGTGATGCGCGACATGCTTGCCGCACCGGACCAGTTCGACTGGCTGGCCACCCGGTTGGAGATCGCGCGCAAGCTGCGCAATGACCCCGAGTTCAGCCGCGGATGGGCGGAGCGCTCCGCTGAACTGGCGGCTGCGACGACCGATCGGTTGCGCCGGCAGAAGCGGGCCCATATCGTGCGCGACGACGTCCCCAGCGAGGTGCTGCAATGCTACCTGGACCTGGTGCTGGACGGATTGGTGGCTCGGCTGGCGTCCGGCGAAGACCCACAGCGCCTCGCCGCCGTCCTCGACCTGGTGGAGAAGTCGGTCCGGCGCAGCTAG
- a CDS encoding aconitate hydratase — translation MSSKDSVNSFGARDILKVGDGDARSYQIYRLDAVPNTAKLPYSLKVLAENLMRNEDGSNITKDHIEAIANWDPHAEPSIEIQYTPARVIMQDFTGVPCIVDLATMREAIGDLGGNPDKVNPLAPADLVIDHSVIADLFGRADAFERNVEIEYQRNGERYQFLRWGQGAFDDFKVVPPGTGIVHQVNIEYLASVVMTRPNARGTVEAYPDTCVGTDSHTTMVNGLGVLGWGVGGIEAEAAMLGQPVSMLIPRVVGFKLTGEIQPGVTATDVVLTVTEMLRKHGVVGKFVEFYGEGVAEVPLANRATLGNMSPEFGSTAAIFPIDEETIKYLRFTGRKPEQVALVEAYAKEQGMWLDPKHEPAFSEYLELNLSDVVPSIAGPKRPQDRIALSDAKSTFREQISHYVGNGSPHDRHSKLDEVVEETFPASDPGQLTFADDDVAVGHSAAANADGRVSDPVLVKAQELGEFVLDHGAVVIAAITSCTNTSNPEVMLGAALLARNAVEKGLASKPWVKTTMAPGSQVVNDYYDRSGLWPYLEKLGFYLVGYGCTTCIGNSGPLPEAISKAVNDNDLSVAAVLSGNRNFEGRINPDVKMNYLASPPLVIAYALAGTMDFDFESQPLGTDKQGKDVYLRDIWPSQQDVSDTIAAAINQEMFTKNYADVFKGDDRWRNLPTPSGNTFEWDPNSTYVRKPPYFEGMPADPQPVGDITGARVLALLGDSVTTDHISPAGAIKPGTPAAQYLDAHGVQRKDYNSFGSRRGNHEVMIRGTFANIRLRNMLLDDVSGGYTRDFTQPDAPQAFIYDAAQNYAAQNIPLVVLGGKEYGSGSSRDWAAKGTLLLGVRAVIAESFERIHRSNLIGMGVIPLQFPEGKSAKDLGLNGTEVFDITGIDALNDGKTPKTVRVAAVKQDGSRVEFDAVVRIDTPGEADYYRNGGILQYVLRNMLKSG, via the coding sequence GTGAGTAGCAAAGATTCGGTGAACTCGTTCGGAGCCCGCGACATCCTCAAGGTCGGCGACGGTGATGCCCGGAGTTACCAGATCTATCGTCTCGACGCGGTCCCAAATACCGCGAAACTCCCCTACAGCCTGAAAGTCCTTGCCGAGAACCTGATGCGCAACGAGGACGGCAGCAACATCACCAAGGACCACATCGAGGCCATCGCCAACTGGGATCCACACGCGGAGCCCAGCATCGAGATCCAGTACACGCCCGCCCGCGTCATAATGCAGGACTTCACCGGCGTGCCGTGCATCGTGGACTTGGCCACCATGCGTGAGGCGATCGGCGATCTGGGCGGCAATCCGGACAAGGTCAACCCGTTGGCGCCGGCCGACCTGGTGATCGACCACTCGGTGATCGCCGACCTGTTCGGCCGCGCCGACGCGTTCGAGCGCAACGTCGAGATCGAATACCAGCGCAACGGCGAGCGCTACCAATTCCTGCGCTGGGGCCAGGGCGCATTCGACGACTTCAAGGTGGTGCCGCCGGGCACCGGCATCGTGCACCAGGTCAATATCGAATACCTGGCGAGCGTGGTGATGACCCGCCCGAACGCGCGAGGAACAGTGGAGGCGTATCCCGACACCTGCGTGGGCACCGACTCGCACACCACGATGGTCAACGGCCTCGGGGTTCTGGGCTGGGGGGTGGGCGGCATCGAAGCCGAGGCGGCCATGCTCGGTCAGCCCGTGTCGATGCTCATTCCGCGGGTGGTCGGCTTCAAGTTGACCGGTGAGATCCAGCCGGGCGTCACGGCCACCGACGTCGTGCTGACCGTCACCGAGATGCTGCGCAAGCACGGCGTCGTCGGTAAGTTCGTCGAGTTCTATGGCGAGGGTGTCGCCGAGGTACCGTTGGCCAACCGCGCCACCCTGGGTAACATGAGCCCCGAATTCGGTTCCACCGCAGCAATTTTCCCGATCGACGAAGAGACGATCAAGTACCTGCGGTTCACTGGTCGCAAACCCGAGCAGGTGGCGCTCGTCGAGGCCTACGCCAAAGAGCAGGGTATGTGGCTCGACCCCAAGCACGAGCCGGCGTTCTCCGAATACCTCGAACTCAACCTCTCCGACGTGGTGCCGTCGATCGCCGGACCGAAACGTCCGCAGGACCGAATCGCGTTGTCCGACGCGAAGTCCACATTCCGTGAGCAGATTTCCCACTATGTCGGAAACGGTTCCCCACACGACCGACACTCGAAGTTGGACGAGGTGGTCGAGGAGACGTTCCCGGCCAGCGACCCGGGACAGCTTACGTTCGCCGACGACGACGTCGCCGTCGGACACTCGGCCGCGGCAAACGCCGATGGCCGGGTCAGCGACCCCGTGCTGGTGAAGGCGCAAGAACTCGGCGAATTCGTGCTCGACCACGGCGCGGTGGTGATCGCGGCGATCACGTCGTGCACCAACACCTCCAATCCCGAGGTGATGCTGGGTGCGGCGCTTTTGGCCCGCAACGCCGTCGAGAAGGGCCTGGCTTCCAAGCCGTGGGTGAAAACCACGATGGCGCCGGGCTCACAAGTGGTCAACGACTACTACGACAGGTCGGGCCTGTGGCCGTATCTGGAGAAGCTCGGCTTCTATCTCGTCGGCTACGGCTGCACCACCTGCATCGGTAACTCCGGGCCGCTGCCCGAGGCGATATCAAAGGCGGTCAACGACAACGACCTCTCCGTGGCCGCGGTGCTGTCCGGCAACCGGAACTTCGAGGGCCGCATCAACCCCGACGTGAAGATGAACTACCTGGCGTCGCCACCGCTGGTGATCGCCTACGCGCTGGCCGGGACGATGGACTTCGACTTCGAGTCGCAGCCGCTGGGCACAGACAAACAAGGCAAGGATGTCTACCTGCGCGACATCTGGCCGTCGCAGCAGGACGTCTCCGACACCATTGCCGCGGCGATCAACCAGGAGATGTTCACCAAGAACTACGCCGACGTGTTCAAGGGCGATGACCGCTGGCGCAACCTGCCGACCCCGAGCGGCAACACCTTTGAGTGGGACCCGAATTCGACCTACGTGCGCAAGCCACCGTATTTCGAGGGCATGCCCGCCGACCCGCAGCCGGTTGGCGACATCACCGGCGCGCGGGTGCTGGCGCTGCTTGGCGATTCGGTCACAACCGACCACATCTCCCCCGCCGGCGCCATCAAGCCCGGCACCCCGGCGGCGCAATACCTCGACGCGCATGGCGTGCAGCGCAAGGACTACAACTCCTTTGGGTCGCGGCGCGGCAATCACGAAGTGATGATTCGCGGCACGTTCGCCAACATCCGGCTGCGCAACATGCTGCTTGATGACGTGTCCGGTGGGTATACGCGTGACTTCACCCAGCCCGACGCTCCCCAGGCGTTCATCTACGACGCGGCGCAAAACTATGCGGCGCAGAACATTCCGCTGGTGGTGCTCGGCGGCAAGGAGTACGGCTCCGGCTCGTCACGGGACTGGGCGGCCAAAGGTACGTTGTTACTGGGAGTCCGGGCGGTGATCGCCGAGTCGTTCGAGCGCATCCACCGCTCCAACCTCATCGGCATGGGCGTGATCCCACTGCAGTTCCCCGAGGGCAAGTCCGCCAAGGATCTGGGCCTGAACGGCACCGAGGTCTTCGACATCACCGGTATCGACGCGCTGAACGACGGCAAGACGCCCAAGACCGTGCGTGTCGCCGCGGTCAAGCAGGATGGCTCCAGGGTCGAGTTCGATGCGGTGGTGCGCATCGATACCCCCGGCGAAGCGGACTACTACCGCAACGGCGGCATCCTGCAGTACGTGCTGCGCAACATGCTGAAATCCGGTTAG
- a CDS encoding DUF6676 family protein yields MTGHGSFGQLPLYIPQDVDMPAVKAEVAAVGVSAPPAAMPGLLEVVGHARDEGINLKIVLLDHNPPNDTPLRDIATVVGADYSNATVLVLSPSFVGSYSNQYPRVTLEAGEDYSKTGNPVQSAQNFLHELDTPEFPWSALTIVLLIGVLAAAVGTRLMQLRGKRSATPADAPQASDKDPNQGV; encoded by the coding sequence ATGACCGGGCACGGTTCTTTCGGGCAACTGCCGCTATACATTCCGCAGGACGTCGACATGCCCGCGGTCAAGGCCGAGGTCGCCGCGGTCGGTGTCAGTGCGCCACCGGCGGCCATGCCGGGACTGCTCGAGGTGGTCGGGCACGCCCGCGACGAGGGCATCAATCTCAAGATCGTGCTGCTCGACCACAACCCCCCCAATGACACACCGTTGCGTGATATCGCGACCGTTGTGGGGGCGGACTACTCGAATGCCACGGTCCTAGTGCTCAGTCCGAGCTTTGTCGGCAGTTACAGCAATCAATACCCCCGCGTGACGCTCGAGGCCGGGGAAGACTACTCCAAGACCGGCAACCCGGTGCAGTCGGCGCAGAACTTTTTGCATGAGCTGGACACGCCCGAGTTCCCTTGGAGCGCGTTGACCATTGTGTTGCTGATCGGTGTGCTGGCGGCAGCTGTTGGCACTCGGCTCATGCAATTGCGCGGTAAACGATCAGCAACGCCGGCTGACGCCCCCCAAGCTTCGGATAAGGATCCGAATCAGGGCGTATAG
- the ripA gene encoding NlpC/P60 family peptidoglycan endopeptidase RipA produces MRRIRRGSASRPAARLFRPAIPSALSVALLVCTPGLAAADPETATIAALIADVARANQRLEDLGAEVQTEQESVNKAIVDVETARDGAAVAEHDVGVSQQAVKDANTAIAAAQQRFDTFAAATYVNGPSVSYLNATSPDEIIATVTAAKTLTASSQAVMANLQRARTEQVNKESAARLAKQKADEAAADAQASEDAAVAALAETRRKFDEQREEVKRLAAERDAAEAKLKAARLVAWSSAGGQGAPPGMWDPGAGPAGGRRWDGLWDPTLPMIPSANIPGDPIAVVNQVLGISATSAQVTANMGRKFLEQLGILQPTDTGITNAPAGSASGRIPRVYGRQASEYAIRRGMSQIGVPYSWGGGNAAGPSKGIDSGAGTVGFDCSGLVLYSFAGVGIKLPHYSGSQYNLGRKIPSAQMRRGDVIFYGPNGSQHVTIYLGDGQMLEAPDVGLKVRVAPVRTSGMTPYVVRYIEY; encoded by the coding sequence ATGAGACGGATCCGCCGGGGCTCTGCTTCGCGACCGGCTGCAAGGCTTTTCCGGCCGGCCATTCCGTCGGCCTTGAGTGTGGCCCTGCTGGTATGCACACCGGGACTGGCAGCAGCCGATCCGGAAACGGCCACCATCGCCGCGCTGATCGCCGACGTTGCCCGGGCCAACCAGCGCCTGGAAGACCTCGGCGCCGAAGTTCAGACGGAACAGGAAAGCGTCAACAAGGCGATAGTCGACGTGGAGACCGCTCGGGACGGTGCAGCCGTGGCCGAACATGACGTGGGGGTCAGCCAGCAGGCGGTCAAGGACGCCAACACGGCGATCGCCGCGGCTCAACAACGGTTCGACACCTTCGCAGCGGCCACCTATGTGAATGGTCCCTCGGTCAGCTACCTGAACGCGACCAGCCCCGACGAGATCATCGCCACCGTGACCGCCGCTAAGACCCTTACCGCCAGTTCCCAGGCGGTGATGGCCAACCTGCAGCGGGCCCGGACCGAACAGGTGAACAAGGAGTCGGCGGCGCGGCTGGCTAAGCAGAAGGCGGACGAAGCCGCCGCAGACGCGCAGGCCAGCGAGGATGCCGCGGTGGCCGCGCTCGCCGAGACCCGGCGAAAGTTCGACGAACAACGCGAGGAGGTCAAACGCCTCGCCGCCGAGCGCGACGCGGCCGAAGCCAAGCTCAAGGCGGCCCGACTTGTTGCCTGGTCCTCGGCTGGAGGGCAGGGTGCGCCGCCGGGGATGTGGGATCCCGGAGCGGGGCCTGCCGGTGGGCGCCGATGGGATGGCCTGTGGGATCCCACACTGCCCATGATCCCCAGCGCCAACATTCCCGGTGACCCGATCGCGGTGGTGAACCAGGTGTTGGGGATCTCCGCGACGTCGGCGCAGGTCACCGCCAATATGGGGCGCAAGTTCCTAGAGCAGCTGGGCATCCTGCAGCCCACCGACACCGGCATCACCAACGCCCCCGCGGGTTCGGCTTCGGGCCGGATTCCTCGGGTTTACGGGCGGCAGGCCTCCGAGTACGCGATCCGCCGCGGAATGTCTCAGATCGGGGTGCCCTATTCCTGGGGGGGTGGCAATGCCGCGGGCCCAAGCAAGGGGATCGACTCCGGGGCCGGCACGGTCGGTTTCGACTGTTCGGGCCTGGTCTTGTATTCGTTTGCCGGGGTGGGCATCAAGCTTCCGCATTACTCGGGTTCGCAGTACAACCTCGGCCGCAAGATCCCGTCCGCGCAGATGCGCCGCGGCGACGTGATCTTCTACGGCCCGAACGGCAGCCAGCACGTGACCATCTACCTCGGCGACGGCCAAATGCTCGAGGCGCCCGACGTCGGATTGAAGGTGCGGGTTGCGCCCGTGCGCACCAGCGGCATGACCCCTTACGTGGTCAGATATATCGAGTACTAA
- the ripB gene encoding NlpC/P60 family peptidoglycan endopeptidase RipB, whose amino-acid sequence MRHKRFRPIKLAWITALVSGLAVGVAAPAGAEPGPWDPTLPAIVSAGAPGDPLAVANASLQATAQATQTTLDLGKQFLGGLGINLGGTAPGAPSAAATGASRIPRANARQAVEHVIRRAGSQMGVPYSWGGGSLEGPSKGVDSGANTVGFDCSGLMRYAFAGVGVLIPRFSGDQYNAGRHVPPAQAKRGDLIFYGPGGGQHVTMYLGNGQMLEASGSAGKVTVSPVRKAGMTPFVTRIIEY is encoded by the coding sequence ATGCGCCACAAGCGTTTTCGACCGATCAAGCTGGCCTGGATCACCGCGCTGGTGAGCGGGCTGGCGGTCGGTGTGGCGGCGCCGGCCGGTGCCGAGCCAGGGCCATGGGACCCCACACTGCCGGCAATTGTCAGTGCCGGCGCCCCGGGCGATCCGCTCGCCGTAGCCAACGCCTCGCTGCAGGCCACCGCCCAGGCCACCCAGACCACGCTCGATTTGGGCAAGCAATTCCTTGGTGGGCTGGGAATCAACCTCGGTGGCACCGCTCCAGGCGCGCCCAGCGCGGCCGCTACCGGGGCGAGCCGGATTCCGCGGGCCAACGCCCGCCAGGCCGTCGAGCACGTGATCCGCCGGGCCGGGTCGCAGATGGGGGTGCCGTATTCGTGGGGCGGCGGCTCGCTGGAGGGCCCTAGCAAGGGTGTGGACTCCGGCGCCAATACCGTCGGCTTCGACTGCTCGGGCCTGATGCGGTATGCCTTCGCCGGGGTCGGCGTGTTGATCCCGCGGTTTTCCGGCGACCAGTACAACGCCGGCCGCCACGTTCCTCCCGCCCAAGCCAAGCGCGGCGATCTGATCTTTTACGGCCCGGGCGGCGGCCAGCACGTGACCATGTATCTGGGCAACGGTCAGATGTTGGAGGCATCCGGAAGCGCCGGCAAAGTCACGGTGAGTCCGGTGCGCAAGGCCGGAATGACACCGTTCGTGACTAGGATCATCGAGTACTGA
- a CDS encoding AAA family ATPase — translation MTSAGGAPGASGYQGPGGQSAPGAHEAPPGGADGLAAEVHTLERAIFEVKRIIVGQDQLVERMLVGLLSKGHVLLEGVPGVAKTLAVETFARVVGGTFARIQFTPDLVPTDIIGTRIYRQGREEFDTELGPVVANFLLADEINRAPAKVQSALLEVMQERHVSIGGKTFPMPNPFLVMATQNPIEHEGVYPLPEAQRDRFLFKINVGYPSPEEEREIIYRMGVTPPQAKQILNTGDLLRLQDIAANNFVHHALVDYVVRVVFATRKPEQLGMNDVKSWIAFGASPRASLGIIAAARSLALVRGRDYVIPQDVIEVIPDVLRHRLVLTYDALADEISPEIVINRVMQTVALPQVNAVPQQGHSVPPVMQAAAAASGR, via the coding sequence ATGACATCAGCAGGTGGGGCCCCGGGCGCCAGCGGTTACCAGGGTCCGGGTGGGCAATCAGCTCCCGGCGCGCATGAAGCGCCGCCCGGCGGCGCCGATGGGCTGGCCGCCGAAGTACACACCCTGGAAAGGGCCATCTTTGAGGTCAAGCGGATCATCGTCGGCCAGGACCAGCTGGTGGAGCGGATGCTGGTCGGCCTGCTGTCCAAGGGGCACGTGTTGCTCGAGGGTGTTCCCGGCGTGGCCAAGACGCTGGCGGTGGAGACCTTCGCGCGCGTGGTCGGCGGGACGTTCGCACGCATCCAGTTCACCCCCGACCTGGTGCCTACCGACATCATCGGGACGCGCATCTACCGGCAGGGCCGGGAAGAGTTCGATACCGAGCTGGGGCCGGTGGTGGCCAACTTCCTGCTCGCCGACGAGATCAACCGTGCTCCGGCAAAGGTGCAGTCGGCGTTGCTGGAAGTCATGCAGGAACGCCATGTGTCCATCGGCGGCAAGACCTTCCCGATGCCCAACCCGTTCCTCGTGATGGCCACCCAGAACCCGATCGAGCACGAGGGCGTCTATCCGCTGCCGGAGGCGCAGCGGGACCGCTTCCTGTTCAAGATCAACGTCGGCTACCCGTCGCCCGAAGAAGAGCGCGAAATCATCTACCGGATGGGTGTCACCCCGCCCCAGGCCAAGCAGATCCTGAACACGGGAGACCTGCTGCGGCTGCAGGACATCGCGGCCAACAACTTCGTCCATCACGCGCTGGTCGATTATGTCGTCCGAGTCGTCTTCGCCACCCGCAAACCCGAGCAGCTGGGGATGAACGACGTGAAGAGCTGGATCGCGTTCGGCGCATCCCCGCGTGCCTCGCTGGGCATCATCGCCGCCGCCCGCTCGCTGGCACTGGTCCGGGGCCGCGACTACGTCATCCCGCAGGACGTCATCGAGGTCATTCCTGATGTGCTGCGGCACCGGTTGGTGCTCACGTATGACGCGCTCGCCGACGAGATCTCACCCGAGATCGTCATCAACCGAGTGATGCAGACCGTGGCGTTGCCGCAGGTGAATGCCGTTCCGCAGCAAGGCCATTCGGTGCCGCCGGTGATGCAGGCAGCGGCTGCGGCTAGCGGCCGGTGA
- a CDS encoding DUF58 domain-containing protein, translating into MTESKAPAVVHPPSMLRGDIDDPKLAAALRTLELTVKQKLDGVLHGDHLGLIPGPGSEPGESRLYQPGDDVRRMDWAVTARTTHPHVRQMIADRELETWLVVDMSASLDFGTAFCEKRDLAVAAAAAITFLNSGGGNRLGALIANGATMARVPARTGRQHQHTMLRTIATMPKAPTGVRGDLAIAIDALRRPERRRGMAVIISDFLGPINWMRPLRAIAARHEVLAIEVLDPRDVELPDVGDVVLQDTESGVVREFTIDPALRDDFARAAAAHRADVARTIRGCGAPLLTLRTDRDWLADIVRFVASRRRGAMAGHQ; encoded by the coding sequence GTGACCGAATCCAAAGCGCCGGCGGTCGTCCATCCGCCGTCGATGCTGCGAGGCGACATCGACGACCCGAAGCTGGCGGCGGCGCTGCGCACTCTCGAGCTGACCGTCAAACAGAAGCTCGACGGTGTCCTGCACGGCGATCACCTCGGCCTGATCCCGGGGCCAGGTTCGGAGCCAGGGGAGTCGCGGCTATACCAGCCCGGTGACGATGTCCGCCGGATGGACTGGGCGGTCACCGCGCGTACCACCCACCCGCATGTCCGGCAGATGATCGCCGACCGGGAACTGGAAACCTGGCTGGTGGTCGACATGTCGGCCAGCCTGGACTTTGGCACCGCGTTCTGCGAGAAGCGTGACCTCGCGGTGGCGGCCGCGGCTGCGATCACCTTCCTGAACAGTGGCGGCGGCAACCGGCTGGGCGCGCTGATCGCCAACGGCGCCACGATGGCTCGTGTGCCGGCTCGCACCGGGCGCCAGCATCAGCACACGATGTTGCGCACCATTGCGACCATGCCCAAGGCTCCCACAGGGGTCCGCGGTGACCTGGCGATAGCCATCGATGCGCTGCGCCGGCCCGAGCGTCGTCGCGGGATGGCGGTCATCATCAGCGATTTCTTGGGCCCGATCAACTGGATGCGTCCACTGCGGGCGATCGCGGCCCGCCATGAGGTGCTGGCCATCGAAGTGCTCGATCCGCGCGATGTCGAATTGCCGGACGTGGGTGATGTGGTGTTGCAGGACACCGAGTCTGGGGTCGTTCGCGAGTTCACCATCGATCCTGCGCTGCGCGACGACTTCGCCCGGGCGGCGGCCGCTCACCGGGCCGACGTGGCTCGGACCATACGCGGTTGTGGGGCGCCGCTGCTAACGCTTCGCACCGACCGCGACTGGCTCGCCGACATCGTCCGTTTCGTCGCCTCTCGCCGGCGTGGGGCAATGGCGGGGCACCAGTGA